GACCAGGATCGGGGCCCGCACGCCGACGCCGCCGTCGAGCAGCTCCAGCGTGGCGGCGTCCGCCCAGTGGAGGTCGTCCAGGACGACGGCGACCGGCTGGTCGGCGGCGGCCGCCGCGAGCCAGTTCCACACGGCCTGCCGCAGCCGGAACCGCCCGGCCGCCGCGTCACCGTCCACCGGCGCGGAGTCGGAGAGCAGCGGCGCCAGGTCGGCCGCGAACTCCCCCGGAGGAACGCTCACGGCCACCTTCCGCAGCGCCTCGACCCACGCCCACGCGGGCGGCGCGCCGTCCACCTCGGGACAGCGCCCGGCGGCCACGAGCCACCTGGCCTGTCCGAGTCGCCCGCCGAGATGCTCCAGCAGCGTCGACTTGCCGAGCCCCGCCTCGCCGGTGACGAGTGCGACACGCGACCCGTCGGCGGCGGCCTCCCCGGCGGCCGCCATCAGCGCCGCGAGCTCGCCCTCCCGCCCCACGAACGTCGTCGCGCCGGGCCCGTTGTCCGCGGGCGGCGCGGTTGCCCGGGGCCGGGGCGCGTCCGCGGGGGGCGGAGGGACGGCCGCACGCAGGACGTCCGTGCGCTGGGCGAGGATCGCCTCTTCCAGAGCCACCAGGTCCGGGCCGGGGTCGAGGCCCAGCTCGTCGGCGAAGGTGGCGCGGGCGCGGCGGAGCGCGGCCAGCGCGTCGGCCTGGCGGCCGCTGCTCCACAGCGCGAGGGCGTGCATGCGCCAGCCCTCCTCGCGCAGGGGATCGTCGCGGGTGAGGCCCTCCGCCTCGGGTACCACCGCCGCGGGGTCGCCGAGCCGCAGTCCCGCCGCGATGTGCCGTTCGCGGGCGACCAGGCGCAGCTCGTTCAACCGGGCGGTCTCGGCCGCGGCCCACGGCTCGTCGGCGACCTCGGCGAACGCGGGCCCGCGCCACAGCGCCAGCGCCTCGTCCAGCCGGGCGCGGGCGGCACGGGGATCGGCGAGCGTACGGGCCTCGTCGAGCAGCTCCTCGAAGCGCCACGCGTCCACCGCCGCCGGCGGCAACCGCAGTGCGTAGCCTGGCGACGCGCTCACCAGCAGGCGGGCCGGGGCCCGCGGCGGGCGGCCGGGTTCCAGCAGGCGGCGCAGGTTCGACACGTACGCCTGCAACGACGCCAGGGCGCGCGACGGCGGTTCGCCGCGCCAGAGATCCTCGACCATCCGGTCGACCGACACGACCTGCCCGCGCGCCGCCACCAGCAGGGCCAGCACGCCGCGCTGCCGCGGTCCGCCGAGGGGAACGGGTTCGCCGCCGGCCTCGGCCGCGAACGAGCCCAACACCCGGATCAACACCATGACGTGACACATCGTACGCGCGGCCACCTCACGCGCGCCTTCCAAGTCGACTCCAAATGCCCTCCAAACCCCGCGAGCAGGCTTGAGCACATCGAACCGATGAAGGGCAGGAACAGATGAGCGTCAACACCCAGGACATGGAGATCGTCCACCGCGCCCTCCGCCGCGAGTCGCGGCTGCTGACGGAGCTCGTCGCGGCGGTCGCCCCCGGCGACACCGCTCGCGCCAAGGTGATCGCCGGCCACTTCCGCGTCTACCAGGTGGGGCTGAAGAACCACCACGAGGGCGAGGACGAGCTGCTGTGGCCGCCGCTCCTGTCCCGGGTCGATCTGGAGGCGGACATCGTCCTGCGCATGGAGGCCCAGCACGAGCGCATCGCGGCCACGCTGACCAGGCTGGACACCGCGGTCCCCGTCTGGGAGGCCACCGCCGGAGCCGACGAGCGCGACACCCTCGTGGCCGCCCTCGCCGAGCACCGCGCGGTCCTGCTCGAACACCTCGACGACGAGGAGTCCGCTCTTCTTCCGCTCGCGGCCGAGTACATCACCGAAAGGGAATGGGCCTCCTTGGGCGACCACTTGGTGGCCAACACCCCCAAACTCACCCTGCTCACCCTCTTCGGCCTCGTCCTGGAGGACGCGAACCCGGCCGAGCGCGCCACGCTCCTGTCCGGCCTCCCCGCACCGGTACGCGGCGTCTGGCACGTCATCGGCCGCCCCCGCTACGCCCGCCACATCCGCCGCGTCCGCGCGGCCTGACCCTGCCACTCCCGGCACGAACGCGAACATGACCTGACCTGACCTCGTAAGGGAGACAACCATGTCGCTCAAGACCGTCAACACCGCCCTGACCACCGCCGGCATCCTCTTCATCCTCTACTTCGGGACGTCCTTCGTCCTGACTCCCGAGACCGTCGCGCCGGGCTTCGGCCTGCCGGGCTGGCCCTCCGGCGACGGCGACGGCTTCCTGATCCTGAAGGGCATCCGCGACATCGCGGGCGGCCTGGTCCTGGGCGTCCTGCTGCTGACCGGTCACCGCCGCGCCTTGGGCTGGGTCCTGCTGGTCGAGGCCCTCATCCCGTTCGGCGACATGACCAACGTGCTCGCCCACGACGGCTCCGCCGCCGCCGCGTTCGGCGTCCACGGCCTGACCGCGGTGCTGATGGTCGTCACCGGCCTGCTGACCCTGCGCGAGACCCGCGAGGCCACTACCGCCCCGCCGTCCGCCCCGGTCCCCGCCGTGCGTTGAGCGTGGGAAGCGTGCGGTTACGCCGCTCCGCCCTCCAAGCCGAGCGTCGTGAGGTCGACATCGAGATGCGGCTCGTACGCCTCCGGGGCCAGGCCGAACTCGTGGGTGGAGTACTCGCCGAACCGCGTGATCCAGAAGAGTGGGCTGAGCGCGCGCCGGTCGGCGTCGGTGAGCCGCTCAGTCCGGGCCGGGTCCTTGAGAAGCGACTGGACCGGGATGGCGTTGACGAGCCCTTGAGCGGTGGACGGCGACGCACGTCGCCGGTGACCCACATGTTCGCCTCCGGGCGCGGGACGGCTCGCGGAGCGGGCTCAGGTGAAGGCCGTCGCACGGCGGATCCCGGCCGGCCCTGGCGTACGTCGTCACTCGCCGCGGTGGTCGCCGACGCACCAGGCGCTGTTTCCCGGTGCTCGGCTTTGGCCGTCCGAAGAGGGGCGAGACACGTCCGTGATCAAGATTGGGAAGGATTGCCCCTTTCTGTCCCGGACGATCAAGGAACCCCTATGAAGCGAATGATCGCGAGCATCTCCGCGGCCACGGCCGTCGCGCTCATGACCGGGGCACCGGCCCAGGCCGCCCCCGCCGACCCGGTCAAGGCGTTGAAGAGCCAGTTCGTCCCGGGCAAGGGGGTGAAGTTCGCCGACCTGACCACCATGATCGAAGATGGCGAGGGCAAGCCTTACCTGCGGCGCGCCGGTTCCTTCCAGTTCGGCAGGGGCGGGATCGTCGCCTCCGACATCAGCTCGAAGAGCTCCGGCGCGGCCGACGAGGGCTCCACCTTGTCCGTCTCCGGGCGGACGATCCGGGTCGGCACCACGAGCTACTCCCAGGGCGGCACCTACCGCGACCAGATGCCACGAGGCAAGAGCTGGTACAAGGACCCGGACGGCATGACGGGCGGCGTGGACGGCTGGTTCAGCCAGCTGGTGAACGTCGCGGAGCCGGCGACCCTGGCGAGTTTGCTCAAGGGGGCCAAGAAGACCCGTACCACCTACAGCGGTACCACCACCTTCGGCAGGCTCGCCAAGGTCTCGCCCTGGTTCCGCGCCACATTGCCGCTGCGGTCGAGCGACAAGACCGTGGTGACGTTCAAGCTCACCGTGGACAGAAACCGCCTGCCGCAGCGCCTGACCACATCCTTCCCCGTCACCGGCATCTTCGACAGCACCGGGTGGGAGGGCAAGACGATCAGCGTCGAGACCCGCTTCACCGGCTGGGGCACCAAGGTCTCCATCAAGGCGCCGCCCGCGAACAAGGTGACGACCAAGCTTGAGGACAGGGACGGGGTGTGACAGCGGCCGGCGGCCTGACGGTGACGCTGTCGCGTCGTCGGAGGGCTTGGGGGTATGAGCTGCGTAGGTAGGCGCACAGCACGTCGACGCAGGTCTGGCGGAGCTGACGAGTGGAGGCGTCATCGGCCGGCCCGGCCAGGGCGTGGACTCCGCCGAGCCGGATGGCCGGGGCGGGATCGCCGAGTTGGGCGACTGCGGCGGTGAAGCGGTCGGTGAGCCGGCCACGTTCGGTCAGCTCGTGGGTGCGCTGCTGACCTTGCTCGCTCAACGCGAAGGTGCGGCGCGCGGTGGCAGTGTTGCGTGCGGTGTAGTACGCCGCCACCAGCGCGATCAGCCCGGTGGCGATCGCCGGCGCCCGCCCGCGCACCGCATGACCGCCGGCTTGAGCGGCGTTCAGTCGGAGGTCGGCTGGTAGGCGAGGACCGTGACACCGGAGGTGAAAGTGGTGGTGTCGGCGAGTTTCATGCCGGTGACGCTTTCGGGGCGGAACAGCGGCTCGCCCTGGCCCTTGAGGACGGGGTAGATCCAGATCCGGTACTCGTCGAGCAGCCCGGCCGTGGCCAGGTGGTCGGTGAGGCGGCCGTTGCCCCAGATGAGGATGTCGCCGCCGTCCTGCTCCTTGAGTTTGGTGATCTCGGCGGTGAGGTCGTCGCCCGGGACGACGACAGTGGGGTTCCACGCGGCGGTGTCGACCGGCTGGGAGGCCACCACGTACTTGGCCATGGCGTTGACGTGGTCGGAGTAGGGGTTGCCGCCCATGTTTGGCCAGGCCTGAGCCATGCCCTCGTAGGTGACGCGGTCCAGCAGCAGCGCGTCGCAGCCGGTGGTCAGGGCGAAGGCGTGGACGGTGTGCGGCGGGACCACGAGGGTGCCGCCGGCCTCGACCTCCACCACCTCCTCGCCCGCACCGCCGCCGACGGCCGGGCGATCCCGGTCGACGGGACAGCCCACTACCCCAACATGGAGCGCCCGGACGTCTTCAACCGGATCCTCGAAGGCTTCCTGCGCACCCTGTGACCCCCAGGCGGTGGCCACCGCCCGCGCTCTCAGCGTGTGGACGCGCACGAACGTGGTGGACGTGGACGACACCGGGGTCGAGGAACAGCGGGACACGTGTCAGAGCGCGGCCCGGACGCCGTCCTTCGTCGGCTTCTCCAGGGTCGCCCGCCGCGCGCCCTTGACGAGCAGCGCCATGCTCGTGAGGTAGGCGAGAGCGGCCAGGGCGGTCTGGGTCAGGACGGCGGGGACATACCAGGACATGGCCGAGGCGAACCCCTCCGGGGGGATGCTCTCGTCGGGGATCTGGAAGGTGAAGAAGGAGGAGAACGACACGACCAGCAGCAGGAGCAGGAAGGGGAGGCCCACCAGTCCCAGACCGGCCAGCACCGGACCGGAGGAGGTCCTCCCGCGCCGCACGATCCAGGCCAAGGGCAGGGCGATCACCGTGACGACGACGAACAGCGCGGCGTGCGTCCAGATCACCGACAGGGCCCCGTCCAGGCAGGTGTCCCTGGCGTAGGCATCGCCGTGGTCCTCGCCGTTGTACTCGTTGGGGATCCGCAGCTGTTCCTCATCGAAGATCGAGCCGACCTGCCGGAATCCGACGAGGTCGAACACCATGACGCTCACTCCGGCCAGTGGCGGATAGGCCAGAAGGTACGGCACCATCCTGGGGACCGGTACGGCCCAGCCCTTCCCCGACGCCGATCGCAGGAGGACGACCACGCTCATCAGGTATGTCACGACCGCCGCACCCAGGACTCCCATGCGGGCCGGGGCGTACCACTCGGGGATCGTCCACGCGATGAGGTTCGCGGCCTCCTCCGTGTAGCCGGACGAGTGGACGACCTGGCTCAGGCTCGTGGAGGACGTCATGACGAGGCCCGTCAGGTAGGCGGGCGTGAGCACTCCCACGAGGATCAGCCCGGCGCTCGCCGCACGGGGCGAACCCCGCCACAGCGCGATCGTCGCGAACGCGAAGAGAACGGTGGCGGCCAGGAGGAAGACGGCGGCGGGACGTGTGTACTCGGTGGCACTCTGTCCGTACCGCAGCAGCTCGGCCTGCGCCTGCTTGGGCAACCACATGTTGTTCGTGGCCCTGAGTTCGTCCAGGAGATCCCGGAAACGCCGCGCGACCAGTTCGATCATTAGGCGGTCCACCAGAAAGACGATCAGGCCCACGAGGGCGACCTGCCCCGGAAGCGCGATCAGCCATTTCTTATCGGACTTTTCGATATATAGTCGTTTGATCCTCGACATGACCACAAGGTGGCGGTGCGGCTGTAGCGCCGCTGTAAAAGGTTCCGGTCGGTGCGGGAGAAGATCGCGGGCCAGGTGAGGAAGATGGCGAAGAAGGTGTGCGCCCTTCGCGGGGTGTGCGGGCAGGACGGCCGTCACCCTCCTGGACACTGCAGGTATGCATGACGAGAACTCCCGGTCAGGGGATCGCGCCGCCCAGGCGGGACCCGGCGGTGAGGGGCACTCCCAGCCAGGGGATCGCGCCGCTCAGACGGGACCTGGCGGTGAGGGTCAGTCCCGGCCAAGGGGGCGCGCCGCCCAGGCGGGACCCGGCGGTGAGGATCACGCCCTCCCCACCCCGGCGCCGTCCCGCGAACGGCCGGTGAGCAATACCCCGGCGCTGCTCGCCGAACTCGGCCTGGGCTACGTGCTGGACTGGACCAACGACGACCAGCCCTACCGGTTGAACGTGCCCGAGATGCTCAGCGTCCCCTACTCGGTCGAAATCAACGATCTTCTACTGTTCGGCAAGGGCTTCACCGGGTCGGAATTCCTGCAGATCATCAAGGACCAGTACGAGCAACTGCACGCCGACTCCGAGCACGGCGGCCGGGTGATGGCGCTGGCCCTGCACCCGTTCGTGACCGGCCAGCCGTTCCGGGCCAAGTATCTGGACCAGGCCCTGGAATACCTCGCGGCACAACCCGGCATATGGCTGACCACCAGCGACGACATCGCCGAGCACTACCGGCGCACGCTCGGGGAGCGCGCATAGCTCGGGAGCGCGCATAGGAGGTGCGGCGGCAGCACGCCGGAAGGACCTCGCGGGGGTGCGGCGACGTACCGGACAACAGTCGGTCATCCGGTACGTCCACACCGGTGACGGTGGGGGAGCCGGCCACGTCACCCGGAGACCCTCTCCGCCCCCGAGGCGGCGCCGCGCTCACCGGCTCACTGGCTCACCGCTCACCGGCTCACCGCGGAGGCCAGGGCACGCACCCGCTCGGCGTGACGGTCGTGGCCGATGACGATCGGCGGCTCGTTGTACGGCATGGCGTCGGAGGAGCGGCGCAGCTTGACGTACTGCCCGCAGGCGTCGACGGCGTAGGGCTCCATGTCGTCCTGAAGCGCGCCGATCACCGTGATCCCGTACGTCTCGCCGATCCGGCGGAACAGCGCCACCGCCTCCCTGCGGTGCTCCTTGCCGAGGTTGCGGCCCAGCTCGTCGAGGACCAGGCACAGGTGCCCGCCGCCCGAGGACGCGATCGCCGCCGCGCAGACCAGCTTCACCGCCTTCTCGTCCATCAGCGCGGTGTTGGCCCGCCGGTTGTACGGCACGAAGCCCTGCCCCTCGCCCCTGCGCCACTTGGGCGTCACCCGCCACGCCCAGCGCTGCTCGGGGTCGGCGGGCGCGGGCGGGACGGGGAACTCCAGCGTCGCGCCGTAACCGCCGTAGGAGGTGTCGAGCTTGTCGAACTCCTCGGCCACCCGGGTCAGCCGCGCCCTGATCGCGGCGGTCAGCGCGGCCCGGTGCACGGCGGTGGACTGGGCGGCCTCCTCGGCGCCCCTGGCGGCGGCCGTCAGGTCGCGCTGCCGGGTGACGATCTGCGTCTCGATCTGGCGGCGCCGGTGCCGCTCGTACTCCTCCTGGCCGCGCAGGTAGGACGCGAGCGCCGAGCACACGCCGGGGAACGTCGCCTGCTCGCGGGCGGTGCGCCCGGCGCCGGGCGCGGTCCGTTCCCTGACCAGGAAGCGCAGCTCCTCGGGCATCTCCTCGTCCTCGCCGGGGAAGGTGTCGCGCAGCGCCTCGTCCAGGCGGCGCTCCGCGGCCCGCCACCACTCCTCGGACGTCAGCGGGCGCTCCTGCTCGTCCAGGGCGCCCAGCCATTCGCGGGCTCCGTCGACGGTGCCGCCCCAGTCACCGGCCAGCGCCTCCAGCCTGAGCGCGTCACGGTCCGCGGCGATCCTCGCCGCCTGCTCCGCCGCCTGGTCGCGGTCGAACTCGTGCCGGGCCCTGCGACCCTCCAGACGCTCGATCTCCATGCTTCTCGTGCGGGCCCGGAAGTCCAGGGCGCTCGCTCGGCGCTCGGCCTCGTCGACCTTCGGCGCGATCCCGGCCAGCACCTCGGACAGCTCGGTGAGCGCGGCCCGCCGCTCGGCCAGCCGCCGCTCGATGTCGGCCAGCTGCACGGACGCCTTCGCCCCCTCAAGCCTCCGGCCCGCCTCGGCCACGGCGTCCTCGGCGGCCCGTACGACCGCCGCCGCGCTCTCCTGGGTGTCACGTGCCCGATGCAGGCGCTGCTCGGCCGCTTTGATGCGGGCCTCCCTGCCGGTGACCGCCACCTCGAACGATCCCACGACGGTGACGCCCGCCGCGCTGACCAGCACCGATCCGGGCAGCGCGCCCAGTGCCCGCGCCGCGGCCTCCAGGTCGGCCGCGTCGACGATCACCGCGTGCTCGTGCGGCCACCCGCGAGCTCCCAGCGGTGCCGCCTGGCCACCTCGACGCTGCGCGGCCTCGTCGTCGCGCGCCTGCTCGGCGACGTCGATCGCGTCGAGCAGGCCGGTCGCCCCGACACCCGCCTCGGCGAGCGCGTTGAGCTGGGCCGCCGCCGGGCCACCCTCGGCGTCGTCCAGCGCGGCCTTCGCCCCCTCGGCCTCCCGGTCGGCCACGCCCAGCGCCTTCAGCGCCTCGTTCAGCCGCGTCCTGGCCTCGGCCAGCTCGGCACCCGCCGTCGCCACGTCGCGCCCGTCGGCCAGGCGGCGCTGCTCCTCAAGGCCGGGGATCCAGCCGCGCAGCTCGTCGACCGAGTTCTCCGCCACCGCCCGGTCGGCGTCCAGCTTCGCCGCGCGTGCCTGCAGGCCGGTCAGCTCCCTGCGGGCCTCGGCCAGCCCTCGCTCCAGCGTGTCGTCCTTGAGCGTGGTGATCTCGGCCCTGACCTCGCCGATCGCCTCCGTGGCACGTGCGCCCGCCGCGTGGACCCGCTCCAGCTCGATCGCGAGCGCCTCGTCCCGCTGCCCGGCGTCGGCCAGCCTGCGTGCCAGCCGCCCCCGCCAGCAGCGCATCGCGTCGGCCAGCCGGACACGGGCCCGGTCACGCCTGTCGAAGGTCTCCAGGAGCGTACGGGACTCGTCCTCGAACTCCCGGAGCAGCTCCACGGCCCGCGTCGCCCGCACCCGTCTGGCGTGCTCGTCGCGGCGGGCCTCCCGCTCCTGGTCGAGCTCGGAGTCCAGGCCGGTCAGCGCGGCGATCGCCTCGAAGACCCGCTCGGGGGAGATCTCGTTGAGCGGCTGGGAGAGCAGGTTGGTGGCGACCTTGCTCCGCACCGAGGTCGACAGGAACGACACGCACCTGACGCGGTCGCCGTACAGGAACCTGGTCAGGTCGCGCGCCACCACGTCGCGGCGTCCCGCCGAGCGGGGCAGCGCCGCCCACAGCTCGTCGGCCCGCGCCACCCGCTCCGCCTCCGAGGCCGCCGACGCCAGGTGCACCCCCTGGATCCACCGGATCTCCAGGTGCGGAGCCTCCTGGTTGATCCGCAGCCACACGGTCACCGCATCGTCCAGGACGGTGCCGTCCGGGGCAGCGCCGTCCAGGGAACCGGTGCTCGCGGAGCCGATGCCCGGAGAGTCGCTGTCCACGGGATCGCTGTCCACGGGGCCGCTGTCCACGGGGCCGCTGTCCACGGGGCCGGCGCTCACGGGGACGGTGTTCGCGGGGTCGGCGCTCGCGGGAACGGCGCGGACGGAGCCGGTGCGGACGGCGTCGGTGTGCGCGGCGTCGGTGTGTACGGAGTCGGCCGGGGCGAAGACGCCGATGATGTAGCCGTGGTCGGCGCTGGCCCACGTCCGGCCACCCCCGCCTGCCGCGAGCTCGGCGTTGAACAGCAGCTCCGAGACGGACTTCGCACCCGAGGCGAAACGCCACTGCTCGTCTCCGAGCAGCGCGGTGATCATCGCGATGAACGACGACTTGCCCGCGCCGTTGGAGTCCTTCGGCCCCGCGCCCGCGACCACGATCAGCGTGCCCGGCACGGTCGGCACCGGGTGGGTCGAGAGCCGCGAGATGTTGACCGGCTGCACGGCGATCAGCACCCGGTCACCCACCACGTTCTCGCTCGGTGCGGTGGCGCGGGTCGTCTCCACGGGGACCAATGTCGCCTGCGTCCCGCCCGCGCCCTCGGAGGCCCCGGTTTCCCCGCTCTCCGCCTGGCCCCTCATGGTCCGGGCGGCTCCGGTGACCTCGGCCTGGACGCGTTTGGTCCCGGACGTGCCGGTGCGGCTCTCCGTGGCCCTGGCTCGGCTCCCGCGTGAGCTCTTCGCGGCCTGGTTCCGCTGGTCGGTCAACCCCGTCGTTCCTTTCTTCCATCCTGCTTCCGGCGCGTGGAGCGCCGGATCCCCGGCACCTCGCCCCGGACTCGACTCATCGTGAAGGGCGGCCTTTTCACGCCCGCTCGACGCCTGGGCCACCGGGTCTCCGGCACCCCGTCGTCGCGGTCCGCTCACCGCCGGTTGGCCCGTACGGCCGCCGCCAGCGGGGTGTGCGGCCCCGCCGCGAGGATCAGCTCCTCCTGCAGGCGGCGCCTGGCCTGCGGGGTCAGCCGGTGGAACTGCGGCCCCGGCACGTAACCCCCGGCCTCCTCGCCCGCCTTCACCTGGGTCACCAGACCCGCGTGACGCAGGACGCGCAGCGCGGCGTCCAGCTCGCCGACCGGCAGCCTGGTGTGCCGCCGCAGCTCGTCGACCTGGGCGGGGAACGGCGAGAGCCAGCTGTCGGCGGGCAGCAGGCCGTCGGCCCGCGGGATCGCGACCGAGTGGATCAGCACCAGGACCAGAACCGCCCGCTCGGACTCACCCAGAGCCGAGCCCGCTCCCGAGGTCAACCCCGTTCCCGTTCCCGCTCCCGAACGCGCTCCCGTCCCCGCTCCCGAAGTCGTTCCCGCTCCCGAAGTCGTTCCCGCTCCCGAACGCGCTCCCGTCCCCGCTCCCGAAGTCGTTCCCGCTCCCGAACGCGCTCCCGATCCCGATCCCGACCCCGGCTCCGAGGGCACCCCCGCTCCCGCGAGCGTCTCGGGCGCGTAGCCCGAGGTCCACGCGTCGCGGTCGTGGATCAGGACCCGGCCGCGACGCTCCAGCATCTCGGCGAGCGCACGGCGCAGCATCGGGTCACGCAGCGCGGAGAAACGCGCCTCGTGCACCGGCTCGGCCGCGTGCTCCACCGCCATGAAGGCCGCCACGACCTCGGCTCTGCGCCGCTCGTCGAACGGGCCGAGCAGGTCCTCGTCCACCTCCTCGGGGACCGTGACACCGGCCCCCGCCTCCGCATCGTCAAGGGCGTCGTCAAGGGCGCCCTCGGCGACCGGAAGCACCTCCAGGCCGCCCGGAACCTTCTCGCCCGCGGGCAGGCGGCGCATCAGCTCCCGCAACTGGGCGTGTGACGCGGTGGGCCAGGAGGCGCACCGGGGGCCGAGCCGCACGAAACCGTCGGCGACCTCCAGCCAGGCCGAGTCGTGCAGACGGCGCAGCGCGCCGACCGCCCAGTTGCGCATGAGGTCGTCGCCGCGCCCGATCAGCGCCCGGTATGCCGACAGCACGTCGTCCACCGTGGCCGGGACGCCCGGCCAGGGGTCGGCGGCCAGGTCGGTCCAGCAGCACCGCAGCGCCGCGGCCAGCACCCGCCGGGTCTCCCCGGATCGTTCCACCGCCACCGGCGCGACCTGGTATTCCTCCAGGAGGGATGGGGTCGCCCCGTCGGGCCAGACCGGCAGCGCCAGGCCCGTCCCGTCGCCGCGCCCCAGCCGCGCCATCCCGGTGGGGGCCGCCTCTCCGGCCCCGAGTGGGAGAGGACCGCCCGCTCGGGCGCGGACGTGCGCCATCCGGGACGGCTCGGTGCCGGTCACCGAGGCCCGCGCGGACGTCCCGGCATCGGTCTCCGCAGGGGCTGCCGTCACCGTCCGTCCCGGCGTACCCGCATCGGTCTCCGCCCCGGCGGTCGTCACCGTCCGTCCCGGCGTATCGGCCTCGACGTCGGCCGCTCCCGCCGCCTGCTCGTACGTCGCTCCTGCCGCTGCCGCCCGCTCGTGCGCCGGGACCGTCTCGGCCGGGGTGTGTCGCGGATCAGCCGGCACCGCCGGTCCTTTCGAGATGGCCGTGGGAGAGCCAGGCGGGCTCGCCGCCGGGGTCGGCGGTGAGGCCGTCGGACCAGCGCAGGCGGTATGGGGAGTCGGGACGCAGGTCGGCGGAGACGAGGTCGGCCAGCAGGCGGCGGGCGGAGACCCACTCGCCGTCGGCGGTGAGCAGCTCCTCCAGACGGGCGGTGGAGCGCCCGGCGAGCGCGGCCTCGGCCACGGCGGTCAGGTGGTCGAGCCCGTCGGTGCCGGGGACGTGGGTGTCGGCGGGGCCGGGGTCGGGCAGGGCCGAACGCGGGGGAGTGGGCTGGGCGGGCGCCGGGCGCGGACTCTCGTCCACGGCCCTGACGATCGCCGCCGGGTCGTGCCAGGGGGCGGGGGCGTCGAAGACGAAGCCGTCGAGCACCGAGGCCAGGCGCTCCTTGCTCGCGGTCTGAGCGAAGGTACGCCAGGTCTCGGCGGGGAGCAGCGTCAGGTTTCTCGTCGTGCCCGCGGAGTCGGCCAGGCGCCCGGCGGCGCGGCGCGAGGCGTCGCTGTAGGAGTAAATCGAGGCGCGCAGCTCGGTGCAGGTGCGGTCGAGGTCGGGCCAGCGGGTGAGGATGGTGCCGTGCAGGCTCTGCGCCCGCCGGGCGATCTCCTCGGTGCCCCACAGCTTGGGCGCCTGCTCGCGCAACTCCTCGATGGTGCCGCCGGTCAGGGTGATCAGCTCCAGCGCCCACAGCCGGAAGGCACGCGACAGGTTCTGCGCGCTGACGCGGGCCTCCTCCATCGTCGTGCGGGGGTCGGCCACGTTGAGGTCTTCGAGCGCGAGCAGGCGGTGCATCTCCGACTGGCCGCCGTCGTCCATCATCCGGCGGATGAACATCAGCCCCACCACGCTGGTGAACGACGCGCGGTAGCGGAGCTGGTTGGGTTTGGGAAACACCTCGCGGATCGCGCCGAGACCGCGCAGGACCCGGAGCCGGTTCTCGAACCGGTCGAGCGGGTAGGCCCGGCAGACGTGGCGCATCTGCTCGTGGGTCAGCCACTCCTCGCCCGCCTCGGCGAACGCCGCGAACAACGTCTCGGCGATGTCGACCAGCGCGGGGTCGTCCACCACCGCGCCGCTGTCGCGGGCGAGCGCCGCGAACATGCGGCGGTAGGTCGAGAGCACGGCCTCCTCGGTGAGGGCCGAGTCGAGCGTGATCTCGTGGTTCGTCTCTGGCACGCGCCCTACCGTAAGGCTTGCGCCCGACAATCCTGACCCGGACCGCCGAGAAGTGCCCCGCGGAGAGACGCGGCCGGACACGGGCCGCATGGTTCGTCTGGTCCGGCGTCGGCGGCCCGCTCGGGCCTCCTACGGTCGTGACCCGCCCAGGTCCGATGTCGGGGGAGCAGTGGCGGGCGCGGGCAGAACCCCGGCCTGCCGGAGCCGGTCGCGGGCGGCCTCGATGGCCTTGGGAGTGGTGGCGAAGACACGGCCGGCCCGGTCGAGGTGGGCGATGACGCCGAGGGCGTGCAGGGGCTGGTGGTGGCCCT
This region of Streptosporangium sp. NBC_01495 genomic DNA includes:
- a CDS encoding helix-turn-helix domain-containing protein encodes the protein MPADPRHTPAETVPAHERAAAAGATYEQAAGAADVEADTPGRTVTTAGAETDAGTPGRTVTAAPAETDAGTSARASVTGTEPSRMAHVRARAGGPLPLGAGEAAPTGMARLGRGDGTGLALPVWPDGATPSLLEEYQVAPVAVERSGETRRVLAAALRCCWTDLAADPWPGVPATVDDVLSAYRALIGRGDDLMRNWAVGALRRLHDSAWLEVADGFVRLGPRCASWPTASHAQLRELMRRLPAGEKVPGGLEVLPVAEGALDDALDDAEAGAGVTVPEEVDEDLLGPFDERRRAEVVAAFMAVEHAAEPVHEARFSALRDPMLRRALAEMLERRGRVLIHDRDAWTSGYAPETLAGAGVPSEPGSGSGSGARSGAGTTSGAGTGARSGAGTTSGAGTTSGAGTGARSGAGTGTGLTSGAGSALGESERAVLVLVLIHSVAIPRADGLLPADSWLSPFPAQVDELRRHTRLPVGELDAALRVLRHAGLVTQVKAGEEAGGYVPGPQFHRLTPQARRRLQEELILAAGPHTPLAAAVRANRR